Proteins encoded by one window of Carassius auratus strain Wakin chromosome 8, ASM336829v1, whole genome shotgun sequence:
- the LOC113107144 gene encoding plasma membrane calcium-transporting ATPase 3-like isoform X6: protein MGDLGNSTVDFHPKKPGMDKGGHEGDFGVTVEELCSLMELRGPEALQKIQENYTDTETLCHRLKTSPADGLSDNPADLEKRRQVFGMNFIPPKKPKTFLQLVWEALQDVTLIILEIAAIISLGLSFYQPPGGDTEACGNVSAGAEEEGEAEAGWIEGAAILLSVLCVVLVTAFNDWSKEKQFRGLQSRIEQEQRFAVVRNGTVIQIPVAEMVVGDIAQIKYGDLLPADGVLIQGNDLKIDESSLTGESDHVRKSIAKDPMLLSGTHVMEGSGKMLVTAVGVNSQTGIIFTLLGAGEVEEEKKDCKKEANSNSSTQFPSVEAKDHNIINGKQDGTLENNQNKAKKQDEAVAMEMQPLKSAEGGEVEEKEKKKSSVAKKEKSVLQGKLTKLAVQIGKAGLVMSAITVIILMLYFVIETFVIQGVVWLTECTPIYVQYFVKFFIIGVTVLVVAVPEGLPLAVTISLAYSVKKMMKDNNLVRHLDACETMGNATAICSDKTGTLTTNRMTVVQIYIGDQLFRNIPRPDQINPKTLELITSAISVNCAYTSKIIAADKEGGLPKQVGNKTECALLGLVLDLKQEYQAVREQIPEEKLYKVYTFNSVRKSMSTVIQMPDGSFRLYSKGASEILLTKCSFVLGRDGEARAFRPRDKDEMVKKVIEPMACEGLRTICIAYREFPADPMPDWDNETDIVSNLICITVVGIEDPVRAEVPEAIRKCQRAGITVRMVTGDNINTARAIAAKCGIIHPGDDFLCMDGKEFNRRIRNEKGEIEQERIDKIWPKLRVLARSSPTDKHTLVKGIIDSTIVEQRQVVAVTGDGTNDGPALKKADVGFAMGIAGTDVAKEASDIILTDDNFSSIVKAVMWGRNVYDSISKFLQFQLTVNVVAVIVAFTGACITQDSPLKAVQMLWVNLIMDTFASLALATEPPTESLLLRKPYGRNNPLISTTMMKNILGHAVYQLIIIFTLLFVGERIFDIDSGRNAPLHSPPSEHYTIIFNTFVLMQLFNEINARKIHGERNVFDGIFSNPIFCSIVLGTFAIQIVIVQFGGKPFSCSPLNVEQWLWCLFVGMGELVWGQVIASVPTHQLKCLKEAGHGSAPDMIMDEDLAEDEEEIDHAERELRRGQILWFRGLNRIQTQMEVVSTFKRSGSFQGAARRRSSVLSQLHDVTNNSTPSHVVLSTANATGAPGNPGGESFP from the exons ATGGGGGATCTGGGTAATAGCACAGTAGACTTCCACCCTAAGAAGCCAGGCATGGACAAAGGAGGTCATGAGGGAGATTTCGGGGTGACAGTAGAGGAGCTGTGCTCACTGATGGAGCTCAGGGGACCCGAGGCCCTGCAGAAGATCCAGGAGAACTACACAGACACAGAAACCCTCTGTCACAGACTCAAGACTTCACCTGCAGATG GATTATCGGACAATCCTGCGGACCTGGAGAAACGTCGGCAAGTGTTTGGGATGAACTTCATCCCCCCTAAGAAGCCCAAGACCTTCCTTCAGCTCGTGTGGGAGGCTCTGCAGGATGTTACCCTTATAATCCTGGAAATAGCGGCCATTATTTCCCTCGGACTGTCCTTTTACCAGCCGCCAGGGGGGGACACTGAAG CGTGTGGTAATGTGAGTGCAGGTGCGGAGGAAGAGGGAGAGGCGGAGGCGGGCTGGATCGAGGGTGCAGCTATCCTGCTCTCGGTGCTCTGCGTGGTGCTGGTGACCGCGTTTAATGACTGGAGCAAAGAAAAGCAGTTCCGTGGCCTGCAGAGCCGTATTGAACAGGAGCAGCGCTTCGCTGTGGTGCGGAACGGCACGGTCATTCAGATCCCCGTGGCTGAGATGGTGGTGGGGGATATTGCCCAGATCAAATATG GCGACCTCCTGCCTGCGGATGGTGTTCTCATCCAAGGGAACGACCTCAAGATCGATGAGAGCTCCCTCACTGGAGAGTCTGATCACGTACGCAAATCCATTGCCAAGGATCCCATGCTGCTGTCAG GCACTCATGTAATGGAGGGCTCGGGGAAAATGCTGGTGACTGCTGTTGGTGTCAACTCTCAAACGGGAATCATCTTCACCCTCCTGGGGGCCGGGGAAGTGGAGGAAGAGAAGAAAGACTGCAAGAAAG AGGCCAATAGTAATTCATCCACGCAGTTCCCCAGTGTTGAAGCCAAAGACCACAACATCATAAATG GGAAACAAGACGGGACCCTGGAGAACAAtcaaaataaag CTAAGAAACAGGATGAGGCTGTTGCCATGGAGATGCAGCCTTTGAAGAGTGCAGAAGGTGGGGAAGTggaggagaaagagaagaaaaaatccAGTGTGGCCAAGAAGGAGAAATCAGTTCTTCAGGGCAAGCTCACCAAGCTCGCAGTGCAAATCGGGAAAGCAG GTCTGGTGATGTCCGCCATCACTGTGATTATCCTGATGCTGTACTTCGTGATCGAAACGTTCGTCATTCAGGGGGTGGTCTGGCTGACAGAATGCACGCCTATTTATGTGCAGTACTTTGTCAAATTCTTCATCATCGGAGTTACAGTTCTGGTGGTGGCTGTGCCAGAGGGTTTGCCACTGGCTGTGACCATATCATTGGCCTACTCCGTAAAG AAAATGATGAAGGACAATAACCTGGTGCGTCATTTGGATGCATGTGAGACCATGGGCAATGCCACGGCAATTTGCTCAGATAAAACAGGGACCCTCACCACTAACCGGATGACAGTAGTGCAGATTTATATAGGGGACCAGCTCTTCCGCAACATCCCAAGACCTGACCAGATTAACCCAAAGACACTGGAGCTCATCACCAGTGCTATTTCCGTGAACTGCGCCTACACCTCCAAAATAATA GCTGCAGATAAGGAAGGTGGGCTGCCCAAACAAGTGGGTAATAAGACAGAATGTGCTCTGCTGGGACTCGTGCTGGACCTGAAGCAAGAATACCAAGCTGTGAGGGAGCAGATCCCGGAAGAGAAGCTCTATAAAGTCTACACCTTTAATTCTGTCAGAAAATCCATGAGCACCGTCATTCAAATGCCTGATGGAAGTTTCCGCTTATACAGCAAAGGAGCCTCTGAGATCCTGCTCACAAA GTGCTCATTCGTCTTGGGCCGTGATGGCGAGGCTCGTGCTTTTCGGCCACGGGACAAAGATGAAATGGTGAAGAAGGTGATTGAACCGATGGCATGTGAAGGCCTTCGTACGATTTGCATTGCTTACCGAGAGTTCCCAGCTGACCCCATGCCAGACTGGGACAATGAGACGGACATTGTCTCCAACCTTATCTGCATCACAGTGGTCGGCATTGAAGACCCTGTTCGAGCTGAG GTCCCAGAAGCCATCAGGAAGTGCCAGCGAGCAGGCATCACTGTGCGGATGGTGACGGGTGACAACATCAACACTGCACGTGCCATCGCTGCCAAATGTGGCATCATCCATCCTGGCGACGACTTCCTGTGTATGGACGGGAAGGAGTTCAACAGGCGAATCAGAAATGAGAAAGGAGAG ATTGAGCAAGAGCGCATTGACAAAATTTGGCCCAAGCTCAGAGTTCTTGCTCGTTCCTCCcctacagacaaacacacacttgtcAAAG GTATCATAGACAGCACCATTGTAGAACAAAGGCAGGTGGTTGCAGTCACTGGCGACGGCACAAATGATGGACCTGCTCTTAAGAAAGCTGATGTTGGGTTTGCAATG GGCATTGCTGGTACAGATGTGGCCAAGGAGGCCTCTGACATCATCCTGACGGACGATAACTTCTCAAGCATAGTAAAGGCTGTGATGTGGGGACGGAATGTGTATGACAGCATCTCCAAATTCTTACAGTTTCAGCTCACAGTGAATGTGGTGGCTGTCATAGTTGCCTTCACTGGTGCCTGCATCACGCAG GACTCTCCCCTTAAGGCTGTGCAGATGCTGTGGGTCAATCTGATCATGGACACATTTGCTTCTCTGGCTCTTGCCACAGAGCCACCCACCGAATCGTTGCTCCTGAGGAAGCCCTACGGCCGAAACAACCCCCTCATATCCACAACCATGATGAAGAACATCCTCGGCCATGCAGTTTACCAgctcatcatcatcttcacccTGCTCTTTGTTG GTGAGAGGATCTTTGACATAGACAGTGGACGTAACGCTCCACTTCACTCTCCTCCCTCCGAGCATTACACCATCATCTTTAACACCTTTGTCCTCATGCAACTCTTCAATGAGATCAATGCCCGGAAGATCCACGGAGAGAGGAACGTGTTTGATGGAATCTTTTCAAACCCCATCTTCTGTTCAATTGTGCTGGGGACCTTCGCCATACAG ATTGTGATTGTGCAATTTGGTGGGAAACCTTTCAGCTGTTCCCCCTTAAATGTGGAGCAGTGGCTTTGGTGCCTGTTTGTGGGAATGGGAGAGCTGGTCTGGGGACAG GTGATCGCATCAGTGCCAACACATCAGCTGAAGTGTCTGAAAGAAGCGGGCCATGGGTCGGCTCCAGACATGATCATGGATGAGGATCTagctgaggatgaggaggagattGACCATGCCGAGCGAGAGCTGAGACGAGGACAGATCCTGTGGTTCAGAGGACTCAACCGAATTCAGACTCAG atGGAGGTAGTGAGTACCTTCAAGAGAAGTGGTTCGTTTCAGGGTGCAGCGAGACGCCGCTCTTCAGTGCTCAGCCAGCTCCATGACGTAACCAATAATTCTACTCCCTCTCACGTAGTTCTCTCCACTGCCAATGCAACTGGTGCCCCCGGGA ATCCGGGTGGTGAAAGCTTTCCGTAG
- the LOC113107144 gene encoding plasma membrane calcium-transporting ATPase 3-like isoform X1: MGDLGNSTVDFHPKKPGMDKGGHEGDFGVTVEELCSLMELRGPEALQKIQENYTDTETLCHRLKTSPADGLSDNPADLEKRRQVFGMNFIPPKKPKTFLQLVWEALQDVTLIILEIAAIISLGLSFYQPPGGDTEACGNVSAGAEEEGEAEAGWIEGAAILLSVLCVVLVTAFNDWSKEKQFRGLQSRIEQEQRFAVVRNGTVIQIPVAEMVVGDIAQIKYGDLLPADGVLIQGNDLKIDESSLTGESDHVRKSIAKDPMLLSGTHVMEGSGKMLVTAVGVNSQTGIIFTLLGAGEVEEEKKDCKKEANSNSSTQFPSVEAKDHNIINGKQDGTLENNQNKAKKQDEAVAMEMQPLKSAEGGEVEEKEKKKSSVAKKEKSVLQGKLTKLAVQIGKAGLVMSAITVIILMLYFVIETFVIQGVVWLTECTPIYVQYFVKFFIIGVTVLVVAVPEGLPLAVTISLAYSVKKMMKDNNLVRHLDACETMGNATAICSDKTGTLTTNRMTVVQIYIGDQLFRNIPRPDQINPKTLELITSAISVNCAYTSKIIAADKEGGLPKQVGNKTECALLGLVLDLKQEYQAVREQIPEEKLYKVYTFNSVRKSMSTVIQMPDGSFRLYSKGASEILLTKCSFVLGRDGEARAFRPRDKDEMVKKVIEPMACEGLRTICIAYREFPADPMPDWDNETDIVSNLICITVVGIEDPVRAEVPEAIRKCQRAGITVRMVTGDNINTARAIAAKCGIIHPGDDFLCMDGKEFNRRIRNEKGEIEQERIDKIWPKLRVLARSSPTDKHTLVKGIIDSTIVEQRQVVAVTGDGTNDGPALKKADVGFAMGIAGTDVAKEASDIILTDDNFSSIVKAVMWGRNVYDSISKFLQFQLTVNVVAVIVAFTGACITQDSPLKAVQMLWVNLIMDTFASLALATEPPTESLLLRKPYGRNNPLISTTMMKNILGHAVYQLIIIFTLLFVGERIFDIDSGRNAPLHSPPSEHYTIIFNTFVLMQLFNEINARKIHGERNVFDGIFSNPIFCSIVLGTFAIQIVIVQFGGKPFSCSPLNVEQWLWCLFVGMGELVWGQVIASVPTHQLKCLKEAGHGSAPDMIMDEDLAEDEEEIDHAERELRRGQILWFRGLNRIQTQMEVVSTFKRSGSFQGAARRRSSVLSQLHDIRVVKAFRSSLYDGIERPESRNSIHDFQAHPEFIITDSVHNIPLIDETDVDDESERSNHNHVRVALRHPGPHSQPQRPPRSRYPSRPLRQQSLPVTLNCNNNAAENRVYLGSSVPPCPVSPLHSLETCL; the protein is encoded by the exons ATGGGGGATCTGGGTAATAGCACAGTAGACTTCCACCCTAAGAAGCCAGGCATGGACAAAGGAGGTCATGAGGGAGATTTCGGGGTGACAGTAGAGGAGCTGTGCTCACTGATGGAGCTCAGGGGACCCGAGGCCCTGCAGAAGATCCAGGAGAACTACACAGACACAGAAACCCTCTGTCACAGACTCAAGACTTCACCTGCAGATG GATTATCGGACAATCCTGCGGACCTGGAGAAACGTCGGCAAGTGTTTGGGATGAACTTCATCCCCCCTAAGAAGCCCAAGACCTTCCTTCAGCTCGTGTGGGAGGCTCTGCAGGATGTTACCCTTATAATCCTGGAAATAGCGGCCATTATTTCCCTCGGACTGTCCTTTTACCAGCCGCCAGGGGGGGACACTGAAG CGTGTGGTAATGTGAGTGCAGGTGCGGAGGAAGAGGGAGAGGCGGAGGCGGGCTGGATCGAGGGTGCAGCTATCCTGCTCTCGGTGCTCTGCGTGGTGCTGGTGACCGCGTTTAATGACTGGAGCAAAGAAAAGCAGTTCCGTGGCCTGCAGAGCCGTATTGAACAGGAGCAGCGCTTCGCTGTGGTGCGGAACGGCACGGTCATTCAGATCCCCGTGGCTGAGATGGTGGTGGGGGATATTGCCCAGATCAAATATG GCGACCTCCTGCCTGCGGATGGTGTTCTCATCCAAGGGAACGACCTCAAGATCGATGAGAGCTCCCTCACTGGAGAGTCTGATCACGTACGCAAATCCATTGCCAAGGATCCCATGCTGCTGTCAG GCACTCATGTAATGGAGGGCTCGGGGAAAATGCTGGTGACTGCTGTTGGTGTCAACTCTCAAACGGGAATCATCTTCACCCTCCTGGGGGCCGGGGAAGTGGAGGAAGAGAAGAAAGACTGCAAGAAAG AGGCCAATAGTAATTCATCCACGCAGTTCCCCAGTGTTGAAGCCAAAGACCACAACATCATAAATG GGAAACAAGACGGGACCCTGGAGAACAAtcaaaataaag CTAAGAAACAGGATGAGGCTGTTGCCATGGAGATGCAGCCTTTGAAGAGTGCAGAAGGTGGGGAAGTggaggagaaagagaagaaaaaatccAGTGTGGCCAAGAAGGAGAAATCAGTTCTTCAGGGCAAGCTCACCAAGCTCGCAGTGCAAATCGGGAAAGCAG GTCTGGTGATGTCCGCCATCACTGTGATTATCCTGATGCTGTACTTCGTGATCGAAACGTTCGTCATTCAGGGGGTGGTCTGGCTGACAGAATGCACGCCTATTTATGTGCAGTACTTTGTCAAATTCTTCATCATCGGAGTTACAGTTCTGGTGGTGGCTGTGCCAGAGGGTTTGCCACTGGCTGTGACCATATCATTGGCCTACTCCGTAAAG AAAATGATGAAGGACAATAACCTGGTGCGTCATTTGGATGCATGTGAGACCATGGGCAATGCCACGGCAATTTGCTCAGATAAAACAGGGACCCTCACCACTAACCGGATGACAGTAGTGCAGATTTATATAGGGGACCAGCTCTTCCGCAACATCCCAAGACCTGACCAGATTAACCCAAAGACACTGGAGCTCATCACCAGTGCTATTTCCGTGAACTGCGCCTACACCTCCAAAATAATA GCTGCAGATAAGGAAGGTGGGCTGCCCAAACAAGTGGGTAATAAGACAGAATGTGCTCTGCTGGGACTCGTGCTGGACCTGAAGCAAGAATACCAAGCTGTGAGGGAGCAGATCCCGGAAGAGAAGCTCTATAAAGTCTACACCTTTAATTCTGTCAGAAAATCCATGAGCACCGTCATTCAAATGCCTGATGGAAGTTTCCGCTTATACAGCAAAGGAGCCTCTGAGATCCTGCTCACAAA GTGCTCATTCGTCTTGGGCCGTGATGGCGAGGCTCGTGCTTTTCGGCCACGGGACAAAGATGAAATGGTGAAGAAGGTGATTGAACCGATGGCATGTGAAGGCCTTCGTACGATTTGCATTGCTTACCGAGAGTTCCCAGCTGACCCCATGCCAGACTGGGACAATGAGACGGACATTGTCTCCAACCTTATCTGCATCACAGTGGTCGGCATTGAAGACCCTGTTCGAGCTGAG GTCCCAGAAGCCATCAGGAAGTGCCAGCGAGCAGGCATCACTGTGCGGATGGTGACGGGTGACAACATCAACACTGCACGTGCCATCGCTGCCAAATGTGGCATCATCCATCCTGGCGACGACTTCCTGTGTATGGACGGGAAGGAGTTCAACAGGCGAATCAGAAATGAGAAAGGAGAG ATTGAGCAAGAGCGCATTGACAAAATTTGGCCCAAGCTCAGAGTTCTTGCTCGTTCCTCCcctacagacaaacacacacttgtcAAAG GTATCATAGACAGCACCATTGTAGAACAAAGGCAGGTGGTTGCAGTCACTGGCGACGGCACAAATGATGGACCTGCTCTTAAGAAAGCTGATGTTGGGTTTGCAATG GGCATTGCTGGTACAGATGTGGCCAAGGAGGCCTCTGACATCATCCTGACGGACGATAACTTCTCAAGCATAGTAAAGGCTGTGATGTGGGGACGGAATGTGTATGACAGCATCTCCAAATTCTTACAGTTTCAGCTCACAGTGAATGTGGTGGCTGTCATAGTTGCCTTCACTGGTGCCTGCATCACGCAG GACTCTCCCCTTAAGGCTGTGCAGATGCTGTGGGTCAATCTGATCATGGACACATTTGCTTCTCTGGCTCTTGCCACAGAGCCACCCACCGAATCGTTGCTCCTGAGGAAGCCCTACGGCCGAAACAACCCCCTCATATCCACAACCATGATGAAGAACATCCTCGGCCATGCAGTTTACCAgctcatcatcatcttcacccTGCTCTTTGTTG GTGAGAGGATCTTTGACATAGACAGTGGACGTAACGCTCCACTTCACTCTCCTCCCTCCGAGCATTACACCATCATCTTTAACACCTTTGTCCTCATGCAACTCTTCAATGAGATCAATGCCCGGAAGATCCACGGAGAGAGGAACGTGTTTGATGGAATCTTTTCAAACCCCATCTTCTGTTCAATTGTGCTGGGGACCTTCGCCATACAG ATTGTGATTGTGCAATTTGGTGGGAAACCTTTCAGCTGTTCCCCCTTAAATGTGGAGCAGTGGCTTTGGTGCCTGTTTGTGGGAATGGGAGAGCTGGTCTGGGGACAG GTGATCGCATCAGTGCCAACACATCAGCTGAAGTGTCTGAAAGAAGCGGGCCATGGGTCGGCTCCAGACATGATCATGGATGAGGATCTagctgaggatgaggaggagattGACCATGCCGAGCGAGAGCTGAGACGAGGACAGATCCTGTGGTTCAGAGGACTCAACCGAATTCAGACTCAG atGGAGGTAGTGAGTACCTTCAAGAGAAGTGGTTCGTTTCAGGGTGCAGCGAGACGCCGCTCTTCAGTGCTCAGCCAGCTCCATGAC ATCCGGGTGGTGAAAGCTTTCCGTAGCTCCCTCTACGATGGCATCGAGCGGCCTGAGTCGCGGAACTCCATTCATGACTTCCAGGCGCACCCGGAGTTCATCATCACGGACTCGGTCCACAACATCCCCCTGATCGACGAGACTGATGTGGACGACGAATCGGAACGCTCCAACCATAACCACGTGCGTGTGGCGCTTCGTCACCCCGGCCCTCACTCTCAGCCCCAGAGGCCCCCGCGATCCCGTTACCCGTCTCGCCCACTGAGGCAGCAGAGTCTGCCGGTCACCCTCAACTGCAACAACAACGCCGCCGAGAACCGCGTCTACTTGGGCTCGAGTGTTCCCCCCTGCCCTGTGAGCCCTCTGCACAGCCTGGAGACGTGCCTctga
- the LOC113107144 gene encoding plasma membrane calcium-transporting ATPase 3-like isoform X5 → MGDLGNSTVDFHPKKPGMDKGGHEGDFGVTVEELCSLMELRGPEALQKIQENYTDTETLCHRLKTSPADGLSDNPADLEKRRQVFGMNFIPPKKPKTFLQLVWEALQDVTLIILEIAAIISLGLSFYQPPGGDTEACGNVSAGAEEEGEAEAGWIEGAAILLSVLCVVLVTAFNDWSKEKQFRGLQSRIEQEQRFAVVRNGTVIQIPVAEMVVGDIAQIKYGDLLPADGVLIQGNDLKIDESSLTGESDHVRKSIAKDPMLLSGTHVMEGSGKMLVTAVGVNSQTGIIFTLLGAGEVEEEKKDCKKEANSNSSTQFPSVEAKDHNIINGKQDGTLENNQNKAKKQDEAVAMEMQPLKSAEGGEVEEKEKKKSSVAKKEKSVLQGKLTKLAVQIGKAGLVMSAITVIILMLYFVIETFVIQGVVWLTECTPIYVQYFVKFFIIGVTVLVVAVPEGLPLAVTISLAYSVKKMMKDNNLVRHLDACETMGNATAICSDKTGTLTTNRMTVVQIYIGDQLFRNIPRPDQINPKTLELITSAISVNCAYTSKIIAADKEGGLPKQVGNKTECALLGLVLDLKQEYQAVREQIPEEKLYKVYTFNSVRKSMSTVIQMPDGSFRLYSKGASEILLTKCSFVLGRDGEARAFRPRDKDEMVKKVIEPMACEGLRTICIAYREFPADPMPDWDNETDIVSNLICITVVGIEDPVRAEVPEAIRKCQRAGITVRMVTGDNINTARAIAAKCGIIHPGDDFLCMDGKEFNRRIRNEKGEIEQERIDKIWPKLRVLARSSPTDKHTLVKGIIDSTIVEQRQVVAVTGDGTNDGPALKKADVGFAMGIAGTDVAKEASDIILTDDNFSSIVKAVMWGRNVYDSISKFLQFQLTVNVVAVIVAFTGACITQDSPLKAVQMLWVNLIMDTFASLALATEPPTESLLLRKPYGRNNPLISTTMMKNILGHAVYQLIIIFTLLFVGERIFDIDSGRNAPLHSPPSEHYTIIFNTFVLMQLFNEINARKIHGERNVFDGIFSNPIFCSIVLGTFAIQIVIVQFGGKPFSCSPLNVEQWLWCLFVGMGELVWGQVIASVPTHQLKCLKEAGHGSAPDMIMDEDLAEDEEEIDHAERELRRGQILWFRGLNRIQTQMEVVSTFKRSGSFQGAARRRSSVLSQLHDVTNNSTPSHVVLSTANATGAPGSESLHSVNGTS, encoded by the exons ATGGGGGATCTGGGTAATAGCACAGTAGACTTCCACCCTAAGAAGCCAGGCATGGACAAAGGAGGTCATGAGGGAGATTTCGGGGTGACAGTAGAGGAGCTGTGCTCACTGATGGAGCTCAGGGGACCCGAGGCCCTGCAGAAGATCCAGGAGAACTACACAGACACAGAAACCCTCTGTCACAGACTCAAGACTTCACCTGCAGATG GATTATCGGACAATCCTGCGGACCTGGAGAAACGTCGGCAAGTGTTTGGGATGAACTTCATCCCCCCTAAGAAGCCCAAGACCTTCCTTCAGCTCGTGTGGGAGGCTCTGCAGGATGTTACCCTTATAATCCTGGAAATAGCGGCCATTATTTCCCTCGGACTGTCCTTTTACCAGCCGCCAGGGGGGGACACTGAAG CGTGTGGTAATGTGAGTGCAGGTGCGGAGGAAGAGGGAGAGGCGGAGGCGGGCTGGATCGAGGGTGCAGCTATCCTGCTCTCGGTGCTCTGCGTGGTGCTGGTGACCGCGTTTAATGACTGGAGCAAAGAAAAGCAGTTCCGTGGCCTGCAGAGCCGTATTGAACAGGAGCAGCGCTTCGCTGTGGTGCGGAACGGCACGGTCATTCAGATCCCCGTGGCTGAGATGGTGGTGGGGGATATTGCCCAGATCAAATATG GCGACCTCCTGCCTGCGGATGGTGTTCTCATCCAAGGGAACGACCTCAAGATCGATGAGAGCTCCCTCACTGGAGAGTCTGATCACGTACGCAAATCCATTGCCAAGGATCCCATGCTGCTGTCAG GCACTCATGTAATGGAGGGCTCGGGGAAAATGCTGGTGACTGCTGTTGGTGTCAACTCTCAAACGGGAATCATCTTCACCCTCCTGGGGGCCGGGGAAGTGGAGGAAGAGAAGAAAGACTGCAAGAAAG AGGCCAATAGTAATTCATCCACGCAGTTCCCCAGTGTTGAAGCCAAAGACCACAACATCATAAATG GGAAACAAGACGGGACCCTGGAGAACAAtcaaaataaag CTAAGAAACAGGATGAGGCTGTTGCCATGGAGATGCAGCCTTTGAAGAGTGCAGAAGGTGGGGAAGTggaggagaaagagaagaaaaaatccAGTGTGGCCAAGAAGGAGAAATCAGTTCTTCAGGGCAAGCTCACCAAGCTCGCAGTGCAAATCGGGAAAGCAG GTCTGGTGATGTCCGCCATCACTGTGATTATCCTGATGCTGTACTTCGTGATCGAAACGTTCGTCATTCAGGGGGTGGTCTGGCTGACAGAATGCACGCCTATTTATGTGCAGTACTTTGTCAAATTCTTCATCATCGGAGTTACAGTTCTGGTGGTGGCTGTGCCAGAGGGTTTGCCACTGGCTGTGACCATATCATTGGCCTACTCCGTAAAG AAAATGATGAAGGACAATAACCTGGTGCGTCATTTGGATGCATGTGAGACCATGGGCAATGCCACGGCAATTTGCTCAGATAAAACAGGGACCCTCACCACTAACCGGATGACAGTAGTGCAGATTTATATAGGGGACCAGCTCTTCCGCAACATCCCAAGACCTGACCAGATTAACCCAAAGACACTGGAGCTCATCACCAGTGCTATTTCCGTGAACTGCGCCTACACCTCCAAAATAATA GCTGCAGATAAGGAAGGTGGGCTGCCCAAACAAGTGGGTAATAAGACAGAATGTGCTCTGCTGGGACTCGTGCTGGACCTGAAGCAAGAATACCAAGCTGTGAGGGAGCAGATCCCGGAAGAGAAGCTCTATAAAGTCTACACCTTTAATTCTGTCAGAAAATCCATGAGCACCGTCATTCAAATGCCTGATGGAAGTTTCCGCTTATACAGCAAAGGAGCCTCTGAGATCCTGCTCACAAA GTGCTCATTCGTCTTGGGCCGTGATGGCGAGGCTCGTGCTTTTCGGCCACGGGACAAAGATGAAATGGTGAAGAAGGTGATTGAACCGATGGCATGTGAAGGCCTTCGTACGATTTGCATTGCTTACCGAGAGTTCCCAGCTGACCCCATGCCAGACTGGGACAATGAGACGGACATTGTCTCCAACCTTATCTGCATCACAGTGGTCGGCATTGAAGACCCTGTTCGAGCTGAG GTCCCAGAAGCCATCAGGAAGTGCCAGCGAGCAGGCATCACTGTGCGGATGGTGACGGGTGACAACATCAACACTGCACGTGCCATCGCTGCCAAATGTGGCATCATCCATCCTGGCGACGACTTCCTGTGTATGGACGGGAAGGAGTTCAACAGGCGAATCAGAAATGAGAAAGGAGAG ATTGAGCAAGAGCGCATTGACAAAATTTGGCCCAAGCTCAGAGTTCTTGCTCGTTCCTCCcctacagacaaacacacacttgtcAAAG GTATCATAGACAGCACCATTGTAGAACAAAGGCAGGTGGTTGCAGTCACTGGCGACGGCACAAATGATGGACCTGCTCTTAAGAAAGCTGATGTTGGGTTTGCAATG GGCATTGCTGGTACAGATGTGGCCAAGGAGGCCTCTGACATCATCCTGACGGACGATAACTTCTCAAGCATAGTAAAGGCTGTGATGTGGGGACGGAATGTGTATGACAGCATCTCCAAATTCTTACAGTTTCAGCTCACAGTGAATGTGGTGGCTGTCATAGTTGCCTTCACTGGTGCCTGCATCACGCAG GACTCTCCCCTTAAGGCTGTGCAGATGCTGTGGGTCAATCTGATCATGGACACATTTGCTTCTCTGGCTCTTGCCACAGAGCCACCCACCGAATCGTTGCTCCTGAGGAAGCCCTACGGCCGAAACAACCCCCTCATATCCACAACCATGATGAAGAACATCCTCGGCCATGCAGTTTACCAgctcatcatcatcttcacccTGCTCTTTGTTG GTGAGAGGATCTTTGACATAGACAGTGGACGTAACGCTCCACTTCACTCTCCTCCCTCCGAGCATTACACCATCATCTTTAACACCTTTGTCCTCATGCAACTCTTCAATGAGATCAATGCCCGGAAGATCCACGGAGAGAGGAACGTGTTTGATGGAATCTTTTCAAACCCCATCTTCTGTTCAATTGTGCTGGGGACCTTCGCCATACAG ATTGTGATTGTGCAATTTGGTGGGAAACCTTTCAGCTGTTCCCCCTTAAATGTGGAGCAGTGGCTTTGGTGCCTGTTTGTGGGAATGGGAGAGCTGGTCTGGGGACAG GTGATCGCATCAGTGCCAACACATCAGCTGAAGTGTCTGAAAGAAGCGGGCCATGGGTCGGCTCCAGACATGATCATGGATGAGGATCTagctgaggatgaggaggagattGACCATGCCGAGCGAGAGCTGAGACGAGGACAGATCCTGTGGTTCAGAGGACTCAACCGAATTCAGACTCAG atGGAGGTAGTGAGTACCTTCAAGAGAAGTGGTTCGTTTCAGGGTGCAGCGAGACGCCGCTCTTCAGTGCTCAGCCAGCTCCATGACGTAACCAATAATTCTACTCCCTCTCACGTAGTTCTCTCCACTGCCAATGCAACTGGTGCCCCCGGGAGTGAGTCCTTACATTCCGTTAACGGCACCTCGTAG